The following proteins come from a genomic window of Candidatus Kryptonium sp.:
- a CDS encoding mechanosensitive ion channel family protein, with translation MREYILPVALFFASVVIGVIFEKIVLRKLHKIAEKTKWEGDDIIITSLRRWLTFWFSLIGLHIAISTTKISPVLLNYLHKIILILYILSFTIVLSKISVGFINIYSKRAQDVLPSTSLFANLARIVVFTIGILVILHSLGISITPVLTALGVGGLAVALALQDTLSNLFAGLHIILTRQIKPGDYIRLESGEEGYVVDITWRNTTIRELPNNYIIIPNSKLAQAIVKNYFMPEKEMSIPVQVGVSYDSDLEKVERVTLEVAREVMREVPGGVPTFEPVIRYHTFGDFSINFTVVLRCKEFQEQYAVRHEFIKRLHKRYREEGIIIPFPIRTVYINKGNEG, from the coding sequence ATGAGAGAGTATATTTTACCAGTTGCGCTCTTTTTCGCCAGCGTAGTCATTGGGGTAATTTTTGAAAAGATCGTCCTCAGAAAACTTCATAAAATTGCGGAAAAAACGAAATGGGAAGGGGATGACATAATAATCACCTCGCTACGCAGATGGCTTACTTTCTGGTTTAGCTTAATTGGTTTACATATAGCTATATCAACTACGAAGATAAGCCCAGTTCTTTTAAATTATTTACACAAGATCATCCTGATACTTTACATTCTTTCTTTTACAATTGTCCTCTCAAAAATTAGCGTCGGATTTATAAACATATACAGCAAACGAGCCCAAGATGTTTTGCCTTCAACAAGTTTATTCGCAAACCTCGCCAGAATCGTTGTTTTCACGATAGGTATTTTGGTAATTTTGCATTCGCTCGGGATCTCAATCACGCCCGTTTTGACTGCCCTTGGGGTTGGTGGTTTAGCTGTGGCCTTGGCTTTACAGGATACGCTTTCAAATTTATTTGCTGGGCTTCATATAATTTTAACAAGACAAATAAAACCTGGGGATTACATACGGCTTGAAAGTGGCGAAGAGGGCTATGTCGTTGATATAACTTGGAGGAACACGACCATTAGAGAACTTCCGAACAATTATATAATCATTCCAAACTCAAAGCTTGCGCAGGCGATAGTTAAGAATTACTTCATGCCTGAAAAAGAGATGTCAATTCCTGTGCAAGTTGGCGTAAGCTATGATAGCGACCTTGAAAAAGTTGAAAGGGTAACTCTTGAAGTTGCAAGGGAGGTGATGAGAGAAGTCCCTGGCGGTGTGCCGACATTTGAACCTGTTATTCGTTATCATACATTCGGTGATTTCAGCATAAACTTCACAGTTGTGTTAAGATGCAAAGAATTTCAAGAGCAATACGCCGTAAGGCATGAGTTCATCAAGAGATTACACAAACGATATAGAGAAGAAGGAATCATCATACCGTTCCCGATAAGGACAGTGTATATAAATAAAGGCAACGAAGGTTGA
- a CDS encoding SDR family oxidoreductase, which produces MPLKDKVAIITGASTGIGKETAKIFAKAGCKVVLASRNLENLNKVADEIKSFNQNVLVVQSDVSDFGSLDNLVDQTLRNFGRIDILVNNAGYGIYGWFHQTPFEEIEKIMRVNFLGSAYLIHKIVPIMIEQGGGIVVNVSSVVGKRGVSGMGIYSASKFALTGLTEALRVEYKKLGIHFIGVHPGTTETKFFENAKYYGTTRMQGRFMIMSAEKVAEEILKAVVKKKRDIILTPVGKLTVWINKFFPSFVDFVMSKVIKIT; this is translated from the coding sequence ATGCCACTTAAAGACAAAGTTGCGATAATTACGGGCGCATCAACCGGAATTGGTAAGGAAACCGCAAAAATTTTCGCAAAAGCAGGATGTAAAGTTGTTCTCGCATCAAGAAATCTTGAAAACTTAAATAAAGTCGCAGACGAAATTAAATCCTTCAACCAAAATGTTTTAGTAGTTCAATCCGATGTCTCTGATTTTGGATCGCTTGATAATCTCGTTGATCAAACATTGAGAAATTTTGGAAGGATTGATATACTTGTTAATAACGCGGGTTATGGGATTTATGGTTGGTTTCATCAAACACCTTTTGAAGAGATTGAAAAAATAATGCGAGTGAATTTCCTTGGCTCAGCTTATCTTATTCACAAGATCGTTCCAATTATGATTGAACAAGGGGGAGGGATAGTTGTCAATGTTTCATCCGTCGTTGGAAAAAGAGGTGTTTCAGGAATGGGGATTTACTCCGCAAGTAAGTTTGCACTTACAGGGCTTACGGAAGCATTGAGGGTTGAGTATAAAAAACTTGGAATCCATTTCATCGGGGTCCATCCAGGAACAACCGAGACAAAATTTTTTGAAAATGCAAAGTATTACGGGACAACGCGAATGCAAGGAAGATTTATGATAATGTCTGCTGAAAAAGTCGCAGAAGAAATTTTAAAAGCGGTCGTTAAAAAGAAACGGGACATAATTCTCACCCCAGTAGGTAAGCTCACTGTTTGGATAAATAAATTCTTTCCGTCATTTGTTGACTTTGTGATGAGCAAAGTTATAAAAATAACTTAA